One Azospirillum sp. TSA2s genomic region harbors:
- the prmB gene encoding 50S ribosomal protein L3 N(5)-glutamine methyltransferase, which translates to MTSKHTAAAAAAELSTIRDFLRYGVSRFNEADLDYGHGTTTAFDEAVFLVLETLHLPVDQLDPYLDSRLTAAEREAVAGILHARIDTRKPAPYLLNKAYIQGIPFYVDERVIVPRSYIGELLFSDLFGGDDFTLVEDPTSVERVLDLCTGSGCLAILAARIFPEAQVDAVDLSPDALEVAKRNVADSGFEDRITLHQGDLFAPLKTRKYDVIITNPPYVDAESMDALPPEFRAEPEMALAGGDDGLDIVRRILKEAPKHLTPEGGLLCEFGTGREILEAEYPHLDFLWLQTANSFGEVFWLTREQLKAGK; encoded by the coding sequence ATGACCAGCAAGCACACCGCCGCCGCAGCCGCCGCCGAGCTGTCGACCATCCGCGATTTCCTGCGCTACGGCGTCAGCCGCTTCAACGAGGCCGATCTGGATTACGGCCACGGCACCACCACGGCCTTCGACGAGGCGGTGTTCCTGGTGCTGGAGACGCTGCACCTGCCGGTCGACCAGCTCGACCCCTATCTGGACTCCCGGCTGACCGCGGCGGAGCGTGAGGCGGTGGCCGGCATCCTCCATGCCCGCATCGACACCCGCAAGCCGGCGCCCTACCTGCTGAACAAGGCCTATATCCAGGGCATTCCCTTCTATGTGGACGAGCGGGTGATCGTCCCGCGCTCCTACATCGGCGAGCTGCTGTTCTCCGACCTGTTCGGTGGCGACGACTTCACGCTGGTGGAGGACCCGACCTCGGTGGAGCGGGTGCTGGACCTGTGCACCGGTTCCGGCTGCCTCGCCATCCTGGCCGCCCGCATCTTCCCCGAGGCCCAGGTGGATGCCGTCGACCTGTCGCCCGACGCGCTGGAGGTGGCGAAGCGCAACGTCGCCGACAGCGGCTTCGAGGACCGCATCACCCTGCATCAGGGCGACCTGTTCGCCCCACTGAAGACGCGCAAGTACGACGTCATCATCACCAACCCGCCCTATGTCGATGCCGAGTCGATGGACGCTTTGCCGCCGGAGTTCCGCGCCGAGCCGGAAATGGCGCTGGCCGGTGGCGACGACGGGCTGGACATCGTCCGCCGCATCCTGAAGGAAGCGCCCAAGCACCTGACCCCCGAAGGCGGTCTGCTGTGCGAGTTCGGCACCGGCCGCGAGATCCTGGAGGCGGAGTATCCGCACCTGGATTTCCTGTGGCTGCAGACCGCCAACAGCTTCGGCGAGGTGTTCTGGCTGACGCGGGAGCAGCTGAAGGCCGGGAAGTAA
- a CDS encoding HNH endonuclease has translation MRLPDYPFSHKSAPAAQPDGPACPLCGRPMVPGASLNEHHLIPRTYGGRETVTMHRICHAKIHAVLTEQQLRDHYHEIDALRGHPDIAAFIRWVRRKPPEFVDGHATDRRRRKR, from the coding sequence ATGCGCCTTCCGGATTATCCGTTTTCCCACAAGTCTGCGCCGGCGGCCCAGCCCGACGGCCCCGCCTGCCCGCTCTGCGGCCGGCCGATGGTGCCGGGCGCCAGCCTGAACGAGCACCACCTGATCCCGCGCACCTACGGCGGCCGGGAAACGGTGACGATGCACCGCATCTGCCATGCGAAGATTCACGCGGTGCTGACCGAACAGCAGTTGCGCGACCACTATCACGAGATCGACGCGCTGCGCGGCCATCCCGACATCGCCGCCTTCATCCGCTGGGTCCGCCGCAAGCCGCCGGAGTTCGTCGACGGCCATGCCACCGACCGGCGGCGGCGCAAGCGCTGA
- the carA gene encoding glutamine-hydrolyzing carbamoyl-phosphate synthase small subunit, with protein sequence MTLATPPSDNAVHTGVLVLADGTVFRGRGIGATGDSVGEVCFNTSMTGYQEILTDPSYAGQIITFTFPHIGNTGANAEDIETVTPAARGLILRADITDPSNWRATRHLDDWLKSYGLIGLAGVDTRRLTRRIRDLGAPNGVVAHAPDGKFDIEALIAKAKGWPGLEGMDLAKDVSCRQTYDWTEAGWTIGGGYATQDKPQYHVVAIDYGAKRNILRCLAAAGCKVTVVPSTATVEDVMRHQPDGVFLSNGPGDPAATGEYAVPTIKGLLDTGVPMFGICLGHQMLSLALGAKTTKMALGHRGANHPVKDLASGRVEITSQNHGFVVVPETLPADAEVTHVSLFDGTNEGIRLKGKPVFSVQYHPEASPGPQDSHYLFDRFVQLIAEKKAA encoded by the coding sequence ATGACTCTCGCCACTCCCCCCTCCGACAATGCGGTTCACACCGGCGTCCTGGTCCTGGCCGACGGCACGGTGTTCCGCGGCCGAGGCATCGGCGCCACGGGGGATTCGGTGGGCGAGGTGTGCTTCAACACCTCCATGACCGGCTATCAGGAGATCCTGACCGATCCCAGCTATGCCGGCCAGATCATCACCTTCACCTTCCCGCACATCGGCAACACCGGCGCCAACGCCGAGGACATCGAGACGGTCACGCCGGCCGCCCGCGGCCTGATCCTGCGCGCCGACATCACCGACCCGTCGAACTGGCGCGCCACCCGCCACCTGGACGACTGGCTGAAGAGCTACGGCCTCATCGGTCTGGCCGGCGTCGACACCCGCCGCCTGACCCGCCGCATCCGCGACCTGGGCGCGCCCAACGGCGTCGTCGCCCATGCGCCGGACGGCAAGTTCGACATCGAGGCGCTGATTGCCAAGGCCAAGGGCTGGCCGGGTCTGGAAGGCATGGATCTGGCCAAGGACGTGTCCTGCCGCCAGACCTATGACTGGACCGAAGCCGGCTGGACCATCGGCGGCGGCTACGCCACCCAGGACAAGCCGCAGTACCATGTCGTCGCCATCGATTACGGTGCCAAGCGCAACATCCTGCGCTGCCTCGCCGCCGCCGGCTGCAAGGTGACGGTGGTTCCGTCGACCGCCACGGTCGAGGACGTGATGCGCCACCAGCCGGACGGCGTCTTCCTGTCCAACGGCCCCGGCGACCCCGCCGCCACCGGCGAATATGCCGTGCCGACGATCAAGGGCCTGCTCGACACCGGCGTGCCGATGTTCGGCATCTGCCTCGGCCACCAGATGCTGTCGCTGGCGCTGGGCGCCAAGACCACCAAGATGGCGCTGGGCCACCGTGGCGCCAACCATCCGGTGAAGGACCTCGCCTCCGGCCGGGTGGAGATCACCAGCCAGAACCACGGCTTCGTCGTCGTTCCGGAGACCCTGCCGGCCGACGCCGAGGTCACCCATGTCAGCCTGTTCGACGGCACCAACGAGGGCATCCGCCTGAAGGGCAAGCCGGTCTTCTCGGTGCAGTACCACCCGGAAGCCTCGCCCGGCCCGCAGGACAGCCACTATCTGTTCGACCGCTTCGTCCAGCTGATTGCCGAGAAGAAGGCGGCCTGA
- a CDS encoding GatB/YqeY domain-containing protein: MTLRTQFNDSLKDAMRAKDQRAVSTIRMILAGLKDRDIAARSRGVTDGIDEAEILSMLQTLVKQRNESAGLYDQGGRPELAQQEREEIAVIERFLPKQMSEEESTAAIDAIVTELGASSIKDMGKVMAELKARHAGQMDFAKAGGLVKARVSGK, from the coding sequence ATGACGCTGCGCACGCAGTTCAACGACAGCCTTAAGGATGCGATGCGCGCGAAGGACCAGCGCGCGGTGTCCACCATCCGCATGATCCTCGCCGGCCTGAAGGACCGCGACATCGCCGCCCGCTCGCGCGGCGTGACCGACGGCATCGACGAGGCGGAGATCCTGTCGATGCTGCAGACACTGGTGAAGCAGCGCAACGAATCGGCGGGGCTGTACGATCAGGGCGGCCGTCCCGAACTGGCGCAGCAGGAGCGCGAGGAGATCGCCGTCATCGAACGCTTCCTGCCCAAGCAGATGAGCGAGGAGGAGTCCACGGCCGCCATCGACGCCATCGTGACCGAACTGGGCGCCTCCAGCATCAAGGACATGGGCAAGGTGATGGCCGAGCTGAAGGCCCGCCATGCCGGCCAGATGGACTTTGCCAAGGCCGGCGGTCTGGTGAAGGCCCGGGTGTCCGGGAAATAA
- a CDS encoding Uma2 family endonuclease: MVAVRKSSFSGMTVAEFLDWNGDGTDTRYELVNGEPRAMAPASATHAYLQVALARLIEGHLIDRGSPCRTATEAPVVPGLSSNANLRVPDLAVTCAPDDPDGRLLPDPVLIVEILSPGNERDTRGNLWAYASIPSVQEILFVHSTRVGAELHRRRNGDWPADPIIIGPDDELVLACIGFRAPLIQVYARTRLVRQPD; encoded by the coding sequence ATGGTCGCGGTCCGCAAATCCAGCTTTTCAGGCATGACCGTCGCGGAGTTCCTGGACTGGAACGGCGACGGCACCGACACGCGCTATGAGCTGGTGAACGGCGAACCGCGGGCCATGGCGCCGGCGAGCGCCACACACGCCTATCTGCAAGTGGCGCTGGCCCGGCTGATCGAAGGCCATCTGATCGACCGCGGCAGCCCCTGCCGGACCGCAACCGAAGCGCCGGTGGTGCCCGGCCTGTCCAGCAACGCCAACCTGAGGGTTCCCGATCTGGCGGTAACCTGTGCTCCCGACGATCCGGACGGACGCCTGCTTCCCGATCCTGTCCTGATCGTGGAGATCCTGTCGCCTGGCAACGAGCGCGACACCCGCGGCAATCTCTGGGCCTACGCCTCGATTCCCAGCGTTCAGGAAATCCTGTTCGTCCACTCCACCCGTGTCGGGGCCGAACTGCACCGCCGGCGCAATGGCGACTGGCCGGCCGATCCGATCATCATCGGGCCGGACGACGAACTGGTTCTGGCCTGCATCGGATTCCGCGCGCCGCTGATCCAGGTCTATGCCCGTACCCGCTTGGTGCGGCAGCCGGACTGA